TTTAATTATATAATCGATACAATTTTAGAGGGGGAGCGATACAATGAGCAATAGGTATGAGTTAAACAAAAATCTTGCACAAATGTTAAAGGGCGGAGTAATAATGGATGTTACAAATGAAGAACAGGCAAGAATTGCAGAAGAAGCTGGAGCATGTGCAGTAATGGCACTTGAAAGAGTTCCAGCTGATATAAGACGTGATGGTGGAGTAGCTAGAATGTCAGACCCTAAAATGATAAAAGCAATACAAAGAGCAGTATCTATACCGGTAATGGCAAAGGTGAGAATTGGACATTTTGTAGAAGCTCAAATTCTTGAAGCTATAGAAATAGATTACATAGACGAAAGTGAAGTTTTGACTCCTGCAGATAATTTATACCATATAGATAAGACGAAATTTAAAGTTCCATTTGTATGTGGAGCTAGAAACTTAGGAGAAGCATTAAGGAGAATAGGCGAAGGTGCATCTATGATTAGAACAAAAGGAGAAGCTGGTACAGGCGATGTAGTAGAAGCAGTAAAACATATGAGAACAATGAATTCAGAAATAAGAAAGATAGTTGGCATGGGAGAAGAAGAATTGATGACTGCTGCAAAGGAAATGGGAGCACCTTATCATTTAGTTAAATATGTTCATGAGCATGGAAGACTTCCAGTAGTTAATTTTGCAGCAGGAGGTATTGCAACGCCAGCAGATGCAGCTTTGATGATGCAGCTTGGTTGCGATGGAGTTTTTGTTGGTTCAGGAATATTCAAATCAGGTAATCCAAGAAAAAGAGCAGAAGCTATCGTAAAGGCAGTAACTTATTATAATGACCCTGTTAAATTAGCTGAGTTGTCAGAAGATTTGGGTGAACCTATGAGTGGAATATCAGTTCAAAGTTTAGAAGATAAAAATAAAATAGCAGATAGAGGTTGGTAAAATGAAAATCGGAGTATTAGCTATGCAGGGAGCGTTTATTGAGCATATAAATTCTTTGAAAAAATTAGATATTGATGCTATTCCTATAAGATATAAAGAGGAATTAGATAAAATTGATGGGATAATTATTCCGGGGGGAGAAAGTACGGCTATAGGTAAATTGATAAATATATTTGATTTGAAAGAAAAATTAAAGACAAAAATACAAGAAGGAATGCCAGTATGGGGAACATGTGCAGGTATGATTTTATTGGCTAAAAAAATATCAAATTCTGATGTAGTACATATAGGTCTTATGGATATTGAAGTCATAAGAAATGCATACGGCAGACAGTTAGGGAGTTTTTCAGTAAAACAAAGTATAAAAGGAATAGATGGAAAGCCTTTTCCAATGGTATTTATAAGAGCACCTTATATAAAAGAAGCAGATAAAGAAGTTGAAATATTAGCTAAAGTAGATGGAAAAATAGTGGCAGCAGAGCAGAAAAATATGTTAGTAACGTCTTTTCATCCAGAGCTTACAGAAGATTTGAGAATGCATAAGTATTTTATAGATAAAGTAAAAAATCATTAAAGTATAATTTCATTTGATTTATATTTTGAAAAAGTCGTCTACTATCAGTAGTGTAGAAACTTCTGAAAAGAGGCGGCTTTTTTATTTTTTGACAAAGATAAAACTATTTTAAGGAAGGATTTTGAAGAAAAAATTAGAAAATAAATATATAGTGGAAAAAAATGATAATTGAAGAAAAAAATAATTATAGTTTTTTAAATTTTATAGGAGTTGTTGTAGTGATGAGTAAAGTGGGCAATGCTTTAAAAATGTTAATTATTCTTCAGAGTAGAGGAAAAATGAAAGTTTGTGATTTAGCTAGGGAATTAGAAGTAGATGAAAGACAAATTAGAAGATATAAAGATGATTTATTACAGGCAGGGATATATATAAAATCAGAAACTGGCAAGTATGGAGGGTATTCTATAGAAGATAATAATTATCTTTTAGGTCTTAATTTAACAAATGAAGAATATATGTCATTGTTGATGGCTAATGAAGAACTTAAAAAAATGGGTCATTTAGCTTTGAAAGATTACAGTTTAGCTATAGATAAAATAAATATTGTTCATAAAAGGGAAAATTTGAATTTATTAGGAAATTGTAATTATATGGTTAAAAGTGCTAGAGCAAATGTGAATTTTGAGGTTGAAAGAAAAAAGCTTGTAGATATACATGCTGCTATGCTAACTAGAAATAAAGTGAGGATAAAATATACTTCATTGACTTCAGGAGAGACAGAAAGAGTTGTTAGACCTTATGCGACTTTTCAATATAAAGGAGATATGTATTTTATAGGATTTTGCGAGAGAAAAAACGGCATATTG
The window above is part of the Caminicella sporogenes DSM 14501 genome. Proteins encoded here:
- a CDS encoding helix-turn-helix transcriptional regulator, giving the protein MIIEEKNNYSFLNFIGVVVVMSKVGNALKMLIILQSRGKMKVCDLARELEVDERQIRRYKDDLLQAGIYIKSETGKYGGYSIEDNNYLLGLNLTNEEYMSLLMANEELKKMGHLALKDYSLAIDKINIVHKRENLNLLGNCNYMVKSARANVNFEVERKKLVDIHAAMLTRNKVRIKYTSLTSGETERVVRPYATFQYKGDMYFIGFCERKNGILEFKLCRIKEYSILEEKFEMDNSFSLEDYMANCFGIFKDEEINVKLKIYHPMSQIVKEKIWVDNQKIIENEEDNSIIFEATMKGLKEIKSWILSMGSSVKVLKPQKLIEEIKNEIDKIKELY
- the pdxT gene encoding pyridoxal 5'-phosphate synthase glutaminase subunit PdxT, translating into MKIGVLAMQGAFIEHINSLKKLDIDAIPIRYKEELDKIDGIIIPGGESTAIGKLINIFDLKEKLKTKIQEGMPVWGTCAGMILLAKKISNSDVVHIGLMDIEVIRNAYGRQLGSFSVKQSIKGIDGKPFPMVFIRAPYIKEADKEVEILAKVDGKIVAAEQKNMLVTSFHPELTEDLRMHKYFIDKVKNH
- the pdxS gene encoding pyridoxal 5'-phosphate synthase lyase subunit PdxS; its protein translation is MSNRYELNKNLAQMLKGGVIMDVTNEEQARIAEEAGACAVMALERVPADIRRDGGVARMSDPKMIKAIQRAVSIPVMAKVRIGHFVEAQILEAIEIDYIDESEVLTPADNLYHIDKTKFKVPFVCGARNLGEALRRIGEGASMIRTKGEAGTGDVVEAVKHMRTMNSEIRKIVGMGEEELMTAAKEMGAPYHLVKYVHEHGRLPVVNFAAGGIATPADAALMMQLGCDGVFVGSGIFKSGNPRKRAEAIVKAVTYYNDPVKLAELSEDLGEPMSGISVQSLEDKNKIADRGW